In Arsenicicoccus sp. oral taxon 190, the following are encoded in one genomic region:
- a CDS encoding YaaA family protein, with protein MLILLPPSESKSSRRRGRPSRPESLSWPELAPARAEVAAQLAAASAAPDAPARLGVSEGLRAEVARNLVLDTAPAVPVAELYTGVLYDALDLPTLGADGMRRARRFVVVQSALHGALRLADRVAPYRLSMGVSLGALGPLAAWWRPRLAPVLSAAAGTGLVVDCRSSTYAAAWSPSGDVAGRWVHVRVPGATHLAKHTRGLVTRAVCDLPTTPRSPAALAHALEGDGGPGTLAVALTPPARPGRPWVLDATYRA; from the coding sequence GTGCTGATCCTGCTGCCCCCGTCGGAGTCGAAGTCCTCCCGCCGCCGCGGTCGCCCGAGCCGTCCCGAGTCGTTGTCGTGGCCCGAGCTCGCCCCGGCACGGGCGGAGGTGGCGGCGCAGCTGGCCGCGGCGAGCGCCGCCCCGGACGCCCCGGCCCGGCTCGGCGTGTCCGAGGGCCTGCGCGCCGAGGTGGCCCGCAACCTGGTGCTCGACACGGCGCCCGCGGTACCCGTCGCCGAGCTCTACACCGGGGTGCTCTACGACGCGCTGGACCTGCCCACGCTGGGTGCGGACGGGATGCGGCGGGCGCGGAGGTTCGTCGTGGTGCAGTCGGCGCTGCACGGCGCCCTGCGCCTCGCCGACCGGGTCGCGCCCTACCGCCTGTCGATGGGGGTCTCGCTCGGCGCCCTCGGGCCCCTGGCCGCCTGGTGGCGCCCCCGGCTCGCGCCGGTCCTGTCGGCAGCCGCCGGCACCGGGCTGGTCGTGGACTGCCGCTCCAGCACGTATGCCGCCGCGTGGTCACCGTCCGGCGACGTCGCCGGTCGATGGGTGCATGTCAGGGTGCCCGGGGCGACCCACCTCGCCAAGCACACCCGCGGCCTGGTCACGCGAGCGGTCTGCGATCTGCCGACGACGCCGCGCAGCCCCGCCGCCCTGGCGCACGCCCTCGAGGGGGACGGTGGTCCCGGCACTCTCGCCGTGGCCCTGACTCCCCCGGCCCGTCCCGGGCGGCCCTGGGTCCTCGACGCGACCTACCGCGCGTAG